The Acidimicrobiales bacterium genome contains the following window.
GCCACCGTCGGCCGCGGCCGCCAATTCGGCGGCGACCTGCGCGGCGTCCTTCTCCTCCGACATGCCGATCGGCCCCTCGCGCCGGCCGTTGAGGAACTGCTTGACCACCGGTTCCTCCGAGGTGAGCAGCACCTCGCGCGGACCGAACATCACCAGCTCGCGGCGGAACAGCATCCCCAGGTTGTCGGGCACGGTGCGGGCCGTCCCGATGTCGTGCGTGACGATGAGGAAGGTGGCGTCGGTCTGCGCGTTCAGATCGATGATCAGCTGGTTCAGGTACGCGACGCGCACCGGGTCGAGACCGGAGTCGGGCTCGTCGAACAGCACGATCTCGGGGTTGAGCACCAGCGCCCGGGCCAGCCCGGCGCGCTTACGCATACCGCCGGAAATCTCGCCCGGCAGCTTGGCCTCGGTGCCGGCCAGGCCGACCATGTCCAGCTTCTCCGTGACGATGTCGCGGATCTCGCGCTCGCTCTTCTTGGTGTGCTCGCGCAGCGGGAAGGCGATGTTGTCGTAGATGTTCAT
Protein-coding sequences here:
- a CDS encoding ABC transporter ATP-binding protein: MAEEAVISLRGVTKSFGSHTVLQDISFDIPKGRITAIMGPSGTGKSVMLKNIIGLLTPETGEIWVEGEQIVGMRDRDLYRIRRKMGVLFQDGALFGSMNIYDNIAFPLREHTKKSEREIRDIVTEKLDMVGLAGTEAKLPGEISGGMRKRAGLARALVLNPEIVLFDEPDSGLDPVRVAYLNQLIIDLNAQTDATFLIVTHDIGTARTVPDNLGMLFRRELVMFGPREVLLTSEEPVVKQFLNGRREGPIGMSEEKDAAQVAAELAAAADGG